The Pseudomonas sp. B21-023 genomic interval GCGTGGGAGCGGCAGTGCGCCGATGCGACTTGCCCCGCGATAGCGTCAGTGAAGACACCTCTGTAGTCTGCTCTGACGCCATCGTGGGCAAGTCGCATCGGCGCACCGCCGCTCCCACGTTTCATGTCCAATGAATTTGTGAAGCCATGCAAAGCAGCAGCACCCAATTTCCCGTCGCGTTGCTCAGTGCCGAGCGCCGCGGCGACCTCAGCGAAGACGTCTACCGGATCAAGGCCGGCAACAGCCCGGATGCGAGCGTAGAGCTGGCCGTCACCCGCCTGGGCCTGGCCGATCAGGACCGCGTCCAGGGCATGCCGGTCATTCTCCTGCACGGAAGCTTCTCCAACCGGCGCTTCTGGTATTCGCCCAAGGGTATCGGCCTGGGCGCCTACCTGGCACGCGCCGGTTTCGATGTGTGGATCCCGGAGATGCGCGGCCACGGCCTGTCGCCGCGCAACCGCGACTGGCGGCAGAATCGCGTGGCCGACTATGCGCGCTACGACCTGCCGGTGATCGGCGCCTTCGTACATGAAAAAGCCGGGCAGGTTCCGCGCTGGATCGGCCACTCGCTGGGCGGCACCACGTTGGCGGCGGCGCTGGGCAGCGGCTATCTCGACACCGGCCTGGTGGCCAGTGCGGCGTTGTTTGGTACCCAGGTC includes:
- a CDS encoding alpha/beta hydrolase, which codes for MQSSSTQFPVALLSAERRGDLSEDVYRIKAGNSPDASVELAVTRLGLADQDRVQGMPVILLHGSFSNRRFWYSPKGIGLGAYLARAGFDVWIPEMRGHGLSPRNRDWRQNRVADYARYDLPVIGAFVHEKAGQVPRWIGHSLGGTTLAAALGSGYLDTGLVASAALFGTQVSRVYWPLKVPPMEWGARMLLKRFAQISGSRLKRGPEDEPIGLALESLRWNGLFGRFGDKEKDWWAGLAEVEVPLLAVAGAGDFQDPVWACRKLFEQFGGDARQFLRLGREEGFEAFGHVDMLVSKAAQTQVWPLMERWLRDPLVPVHASTVVMEPVAAS